The following are from one region of the Klebsiella aerogenes genome:
- a CDS encoding ArsC family reductase: protein MLTMYGIKNCDTIKKARRWLEAHQIDYRFHDYRVDGLDRELLNTFIAELGWEALLNTRGTTWRKLDESVRASIDNADAAAALMLEMPAIIKRPLLCAPGQPMLLGFSEANYEKFINEV from the coding sequence ATGTTGACCATGTACGGCATCAAAAACTGCGATACGATAAAAAAGGCTCGCCGCTGGCTGGAGGCCCATCAGATTGATTATCGCTTCCACGACTACCGCGTCGACGGACTGGATCGCGAATTGCTTAATACCTTTATTGCCGAATTAGGCTGGGAAGCGCTGCTGAACACCCGCGGCACCACCTGGCGTAAACTCGATGAGTCGGTTCGCGCGAGTATCGATAATGCCGATGCGGCGGCGGCGCTCATGCTGGAAATGCCGGCAATCATCAAACGCCCATTGCTCTGCGCGCCCGGGCAGCCTATGCTGCTGGGCTTTAGTGAAGCAAACTACGAGAAATTTATTAACGAGGTGTAG
- the ypfH gene encoding esterase: MKHDHFIVQSPATPAQQLLLLFHGVGDNPVAMGQIGSWFAPLFPNALIVSIGGAEPCGPAPARQWFSVQGVTEENRQQRIDAIMPTFIETVRYWQKQSGLGPQATALIGFSQGAIMSLESIKADPGLASRVIAFNGRYATLPQAATTQTTVHLIHGGDDRVIDLAWAVAAQERLQELGGDVTLDIVEDLGHAIDDRSMQFALDRLRYTVPKHYFDEALSGGTPKDDDIIEML; encoded by the coding sequence ATGAAACACGATCACTTTATTGTTCAAAGCCCTGCGACGCCTGCGCAACAGTTGCTGCTGCTGTTTCATGGCGTTGGCGATAACCCGGTCGCGATGGGGCAAATCGGCAGCTGGTTTGCGCCGCTGTTTCCGAATGCGCTTATCGTCAGCATCGGCGGCGCGGAGCCCTGCGGCCCGGCGCCAGCTCGCCAGTGGTTCTCGGTGCAAGGCGTGACGGAAGAGAACCGTCAGCAGAGAATTGATGCCATTATGCCGACCTTTATTGAGACGGTGCGCTACTGGCAAAAGCAGAGTGGTTTAGGTCCGCAGGCGACGGCGCTGATCGGTTTTTCGCAGGGGGCGATAATGTCGCTTGAGAGTATCAAAGCGGATCCGGGGCTGGCGTCACGAGTCATTGCCTTTAACGGCCGCTACGCGACGCTGCCGCAAGCGGCGACGACGCAGACCACCGTGCATCTGATTCACGGCGGTGATGATCGGGTGATCGATTTGGCGTGGGCGGTTGCGGCGCAGGAGCGACTGCAGGAGCTGGGCGGCGATGTGACGCTGGATATCGTCGAAGATCTCGGGCATGCCATTGATGACCGCAGCATGCAGTTTGCCCTCGACAGGCTGCGTTATACCGTGCCGAAGCACTATTTTGATGAAGCGTTAAGCGGCGGAACGCCGAAAGACGACGATATTATCGAAATGCTCTGA
- a CDS encoding YpfN family protein, translated as MEWLIKHWWILVLVFLVGVIINVIKDLNRVDPKKYLDNKPDLPPHRDFNSKWDDDDDWPNKDQPKK; from the coding sequence ATGGAATGGCTTATTAAACACTGGTGGATTCTGGTGTTGGTATTTTTAGTCGGCGTCATCATTAATGTGATTAAAGATCTGAATCGCGTCGACCCGAAAAAATATCTCGATAACAAACCGGATCTACCGCCGCATCGCGATTTCAACAGCAAGTGGGATGATGACGACGACTGGCCGAATAAAGACCAGCCGAAGAAATAA
- the dapE gene encoding succinyl-diaminopimelate desuccinylase: protein MSCPVIELAQQLIRRPSLSPNDAGCQALMIERLRAIGFTVEAMDFGDTQNFWAWRGQGETLAFAGHTDVVPAGDADRWLNPPFEPTIRDGMLFGRGAADMKGSLAAMVVAAERFVAQYPDHKGRLAFLITSDEEASATHGTVKVVETLMARNERLDYCLVGEPSSTEIVGDVVKNGRRGSLTCNLTIHGVQGHVAYPHLADNPVHRAAPMLAELVGIEWDKGNEYFPPTSMQIANVQSGTGSNNVIPGDMFVQFNFRFSTELTDEMIKTRVVELLEKYQLRYTVDWWLSGQPFLTGRGNLVDAVVNAIEHYNEVKPQLLTTGGTSDGRFIARMGAQVVELGPVNATIHKINECVNAADLQMLARMYQRIMEQLVA from the coding sequence ATGTCTTGCCCGGTCATTGAGCTGGCTCAGCAGCTTATTCGCCGCCCTTCCCTCAGCCCCAATGATGCGGGATGTCAGGCGTTAATGATTGAACGCCTGCGGGCGATTGGCTTTACCGTCGAAGCGATGGACTTCGGCGATACGCAAAATTTCTGGGCCTGGCGCGGGCAGGGTGAAACGTTGGCCTTTGCCGGCCATACCGATGTGGTACCGGCTGGCGATGCCGACCGCTGGCTCAACCCGCCATTTGAACCGACCATTCGCGACGGAATGCTGTTTGGCCGCGGCGCGGCGGACATGAAAGGTTCGCTGGCGGCAATGGTTGTCGCCGCCGAGCGCTTTGTCGCGCAGTACCCCGACCACAAAGGTCGTCTGGCGTTTTTAATCACTTCTGATGAAGAAGCCAGCGCCACTCACGGTACGGTGAAAGTGGTTGAGACGCTGATGGCGCGCAATGAACGCCTCGATTACTGCCTGGTCGGCGAACCGTCCAGCACCGAGATCGTCGGCGACGTGGTGAAAAACGGCCGTCGCGGCTCGCTCACCTGCAACCTGACGATCCACGGCGTACAAGGCCACGTCGCTTATCCGCACCTTGCGGATAACCCGGTGCACCGCGCGGCGCCCATGCTGGCGGAACTGGTGGGCATCGAATGGGATAAAGGTAACGAGTACTTCCCGCCGACCAGCATGCAGATTGCCAACGTGCAGTCCGGTACCGGCAGCAACAACGTGATCCCAGGCGATATGTTCGTCCAGTTCAACTTCCGTTTCAGCACCGAGCTGACCGATGAGATGATCAAAACACGCGTCGTTGAACTGCTGGAAAAATATCAGCTGCGCTATACCGTCGACTGGTGGCTTTCCGGCCAACCGTTCCTGACCGGGCGCGGTAATCTCGTCGATGCGGTGGTGAACGCCATTGAACACTATAATGAAGTTAAACCGCAGTTGCTGACCACTGGCGGCACCTCAGACGGACGTTTTATCGCCCGCATGGGGGCGCAGGTTGTCGAACTGGGTCCGGTCAACGCGACCATTCATAAAATTAATGAATGTGTGAATGCCGCCGACCTGCAGATGCTGGCGCGGATGTATCAACGCATCATGGAACAACTGGTCGCCTGA
- the ypfM gene encoding protein YpfM, with protein MIEHELGNWKDFIEDMLRK; from the coding sequence ATGATTGAGCATGAACTGGGGAACTGGAAAGATTTTATTGAAGATATGCTGCGCAAATAA